One window of Microtus pennsylvanicus isolate mMicPen1 chromosome X, mMicPen1.hap1, whole genome shotgun sequence genomic DNA carries:
- the Gcna gene encoding germ cell nuclear acidic protein, giving the protein MDSSSSSSGSGSGSGSSSSGSGSSSSSSSSSASGSSSNSSSSSSSASSSSKTSVTKLPQKGARKRMCKIPGCFLNNIEKLKEYSGRNFKHNKEELAQKIYALLNHTVFDGKLPEKIEIIWNKKMLRTAGLCTTHEIQQPKRQRYAKISISPKVCDSADRIRDTLIHELCHAASWLLDGIRDSHGISWQYYAKKCNSVHPELPKVTRCHNYTIHYKIYYECMLCKYRIGRYTRSLNTKRFICARCKGHLVLLPLFRKDGTPMVPYVRPFAKYVQENYRAVFNGTAGISHGNVMKRLSKDYFASKQKANP; this is encoded by the exons ATGGAttcaagcagcagcagcagtggcagcggcagtggcagtggcagcagcagcagcggcagtggcagcagcagcagcagcagtagcagtagcgccagcggcagcagcagcaacagcagcagcagtagcagcagcgccagcagcagcagcaaaaccT CTGTGACTAAATTGCCACAGAAAGGAGCCAG GAAACGTATGTGCAAAATTCCTGGATGTTTCTTGAATAACATTGAGAAGTTAAAAGAGTATTCTGGAAGGAATTTCAAGCACAATAAGGAAGAACTGGCTCAGAAAATCTACGCACTACTTAACCACACTGTCTTTGATGGAAAG ttgCCAGAGAAAATAGAAATCATTTGGAATAAAAAGATGCTGCGGACTGCTGGTTTATGCACTACCCATGAGATACAACAACCCAAGAGGCAGCGCTATGCTAAGATTTCAATTTCTCCGAAAGTCTGCGACTCTGCAG ATCGAATCCGGGACACCTTGATCCATGAACTATGCCATGCAGCCTCCTGGCTGCTTGATGGCATCCGGGATTCTCATGGTATCTCATGGCAATATTATGCTAAAAAATGCAATTCCGTACACCCAGAACTGCCTAAGGTCACCCGTTGCCATAACTACACAATTCACTACAAGATCTATTATGAATGCATGCTGTGCAAATACAG GATTGGCCGCTACACCAGATCGCTGAACACTAAACGCTTCATCTGTGCCAGATGCAAAGGGCATCTGGTCTTGCTGCCATTGTTTCGCAAGGATGGAACCCCCATGGTGCCCTATGTGAGACCATTTGCCAAATATGTGCAGGAGAATTATAGAGCCGTGTTTAACGGCACGGCAGGAATCAGCCATGGGAATGTGATGAAAAGACTCAGCAAGGATTATTTTGCCAGTAAACAAAAGGCAAATCCTTAA